A single region of the Rhodococcus sp. W8901 genome encodes:
- a CDS encoding cold-shock protein: MAEGTVKWFNSEKGFGFIAPSDGSADVFAHYSEIQSGGFRNLEENQQVRFDIGQGAKGPQATGITVI; the protein is encoded by the coding sequence ATGGCAGAGGGCACCGTGAAGTGGTTCAACTCCGAGAAGGGGTTCGGCTTCATCGCACCTTCGGACGGTTCCGCTGACGTCTTCGCGCACTACTCGGAGATTCAGAGCGGCGGGTTCCGCAACCTCGAAGAGAACCAGCAGGTGCGGTTCGATATCGGCCAGGGCGCCAAGGGCCCCCAGGCGACCGGCATCACCGTAATCTGA
- a CDS encoding fatty acid desaturase family protein, which yields MAITNINEFAHLTDADVDALGRELDAIRRDVEESRGLRDARYIRRVIRLQRSLELGGRAVLFGSRRKPAWVLGTAMLSLAKIIENMELGHNVMHGQWDWMNDPEIHSTTWEWDQTGPSEHWKRAHNYAHHTYTNIVGMDDDVGFGILRMTRDEKWRPINLLQPIANVILAATFEWGIALHDLEAQQKREGVDPMRWNSGPHKQFAVKIARQVGKDFVLFPALSGRAWKHTLAANATANLVRNLWAYAVIFCGHFPDGAEKFTAEQFENETRAQWYLRQMLGSANIDAGPIMGFLTGNLSYQIEHHLFPDLPSNRYPEIAVRVRALCAKYDLPYTTGPLTRQYLLALRTIHKLALPDRFLTRTSDDAPETSSEHKFHATGSRIDADTGRRRGLASALRAHAEARVKARRFTRGK from the coding sequence GTGGCCATCACCAACATCAACGAGTTCGCTCATCTCACCGACGCCGACGTCGACGCCCTCGGACGCGAGTTGGATGCGATCCGTCGCGACGTCGAAGAGTCCCGGGGCCTACGCGATGCCCGCTACATCCGGCGGGTCATCCGCCTGCAACGCTCCCTCGAACTCGGCGGGCGCGCAGTGCTCTTCGGCAGCCGACGCAAGCCCGCGTGGGTTCTCGGCACGGCGATGCTCTCGCTGGCGAAGATCATCGAGAACATGGAGCTCGGGCACAACGTGATGCACGGCCAGTGGGACTGGATGAACGATCCGGAGATCCACTCCACGACATGGGAGTGGGACCAGACCGGGCCGTCCGAGCACTGGAAGCGCGCCCACAACTACGCGCACCACACCTACACCAACATCGTCGGGATGGACGACGACGTGGGATTCGGCATCCTGCGGATGACCCGGGACGAGAAGTGGCGGCCGATCAACCTGCTGCAGCCGATCGCGAACGTGATCTTGGCGGCGACGTTCGAGTGGGGCATCGCGCTGCACGACCTCGAGGCGCAGCAAAAGCGCGAGGGCGTCGACCCGATGCGGTGGAACTCGGGGCCCCACAAGCAGTTCGCAGTCAAGATCGCACGTCAGGTCGGTAAGGACTTCGTGCTGTTCCCGGCGCTGTCGGGCCGGGCGTGGAAGCACACGCTGGCAGCGAACGCGACGGCGAACCTGGTCCGCAATCTGTGGGCGTACGCGGTGATCTTCTGCGGACACTTCCCGGACGGTGCCGAGAAGTTCACCGCCGAGCAGTTCGAGAACGAGACCCGCGCCCAGTGGTACCTGCGACAGATGCTCGGCAGCGCGAACATCGACGCCGGCCCGATCATGGGATTTTTGACCGGAAACCTCAGCTACCAGATCGAGCACCACCTGTTCCCCGACCTGCCGTCCAACCGGTACCCCGAGATCGCGGTGCGGGTGCGCGCGCTGTGCGCCAAATACGACCTGCCCTACACCACCGGTCCACTGACCCGGCAGTACCTGCTGGCGCTACGCACGATCCACAAGCTCGCACTGCCGGACCGGTTCCTCACACGGACCTCCGACGATGCCCCCGAGACGTCGTCGGAGCACAAGTTCCACGCCACCGGTTCGCGGATCGACGCCGACACCGGGCGCCGCCGCGGGCTGGCCTCGGCGCTGCGGGCGCACGCCGAGGCCCGCGTAAAAGCACGCAGGTTCACCCGCGGGAAGTGA
- a CDS encoding YqeB family protein, with protein MTEADNATRVAISRAVPWMLGIACTLAGFGLGFAAPPVSRWAVNTLPAVPGPVEILAELSTTWSVPVLTVLGVAAGVALALSVLGESLIVTVDSDGALLSNDEDELYVPRSKVRAVFRDGKDLVLIDSTERELARRGADDLNPRAIVAAFTTHGYPWTDTNPHEGTFTRWIDGHPDLDEETHALLRQRRKAISDEEPDTAADVHRRLQKQGLTVRDRKKHQEYRRVT; from the coding sequence ATGACCGAGGCGGACAACGCAACCAGAGTGGCCATCTCCCGTGCCGTCCCCTGGATGCTTGGCATAGCCTGCACCCTCGCGGGCTTCGGGCTCGGCTTCGCTGCACCCCCGGTGTCTCGCTGGGCGGTCAACACCCTGCCCGCCGTACCCGGACCAGTCGAAATACTCGCCGAACTCAGCACCACATGGTCGGTCCCCGTCCTCACAGTCCTCGGTGTCGCTGCAGGCGTCGCGCTCGCTCTCAGCGTTCTCGGCGAATCCCTCATCGTCACTGTCGATTCCGACGGTGCACTTCTGAGTAATGACGAGGACGAACTGTATGTTCCTCGATCAAAGGTGCGCGCGGTGTTCCGCGACGGCAAGGACCTGGTCCTCATCGACTCGACGGAGCGCGAACTTGCACGACGGGGCGCCGACGACCTGAACCCCCGGGCGATCGTCGCCGCGTTCACCACACATGGCTATCCCTGGACCGACACCAATCCACATGAAGGCACGTTCACCCGCTGGATCGACGGGCACCCCGACCTCGACGAAGAGACCCACGCCCTTCTTCGCCAACGCCGAAAAGCCATATCCGACGAAGAACCCGACACCGCGGCCGACGTCCATCGTCGTCTCCAGAAACAGGGCCTCACCGTCCGGGACCGCAAAAAACACCAGGAATACCGACGCGTGACTTAG
- a CDS encoding TetR/AcrR family transcriptional regulator, whose translation MTDASINYYSGGVARTTDPALQAQRRAAITDAAAALFAEHGFDATPVAAIAKAAGVSSATVFHYFGDKRGAFRAIFEQDLPNSRALVDRYRDADDPLAAILDMVAELVAPSRDPAAAGLVVEVIRQVGRDPALGKILDEDDVIVNAGLTHLLGRARDRIDPALDPVATATWIRAVTDSAFLYADHPNAVNPVDTIRTIVLRYLTGH comes from the coding sequence TTGACTGATGCGTCAATCAATTATTATTCTGGCGGCGTGGCCCGTACTACTGACCCTGCCCTCCAAGCTCAACGCCGCGCCGCAATCACCGACGCCGCGGCCGCACTGTTCGCCGAGCATGGTTTCGACGCCACCCCTGTGGCAGCAATCGCGAAGGCTGCTGGCGTCAGCTCTGCGACGGTGTTCCACTATTTCGGCGACAAACGCGGAGCGTTCCGGGCGATCTTCGAGCAGGATCTCCCGAACTCACGAGCACTCGTAGACCGCTACCGCGACGCCGACGATCCGCTCGCGGCCATTCTCGACATGGTGGCCGAACTCGTCGCCCCCTCCAGGGATCCCGCCGCAGCGGGACTCGTGGTCGAGGTAATCCGGCAGGTAGGACGCGATCCTGCCCTCGGCAAAATCCTCGACGAGGACGACGTCATCGTGAACGCGGGACTGACGCACCTGCTGGGTCGGGCGCGCGACCGGATCGACCCCGCGCTCGACCCCGTCGCAACCGCGACATGGATTCGGGCAGTCACCGATTCGGCGTTCTTGTATGCCGACCACCCCAATGCAGTGAATCCGGTCGACACCATCCGCACGATCGTTCTGCGCTACCTCACCGGACATTAG
- a CDS encoding MerR family transcriptional regulator, with translation MSGDISVTSELSGVGLQTLRLYERRGLISPDRTVGGTRRYSPNDLRRLERISELVGLGVNLTGIARILELEDTRARLIEENALLANSAAQLEFSR, from the coding sequence GTGTCGGGTGATATCTCGGTTACCTCGGAGCTGTCCGGGGTGGGCCTGCAGACTCTGCGGCTGTACGAGCGGCGGGGCCTGATCTCGCCGGACCGCACGGTGGGGGGAACCCGCCGCTACAGCCCGAACGACCTGCGGCGCCTCGAACGGATCAGCGAGCTCGTCGGGTTGGGGGTCAACCTCACCGGCATCGCCCGCATCCTCGAACTCGAAGACACCCGCGCACGTCTGATCGAGGAAAACGCGCTCCTCGCGAATTCGGCTGCGCAGCTGGAGTTTTCCCGATAA
- a CDS encoding MerR family transcriptional regulator, translating to MHTKGVTHIPPNPDSSSPNASGPGDKFDDEDFPAYSMGRAAELLGVTQAFLRSLDTAKLITPLRSEGGHRRYSRYQLRIAARARELIDQGTPIEAACRIIILEDQLAEAQRLNTELRQAQQHSGQAEPPADTTD from the coding sequence GTGCATACGAAAGGCGTCACGCACATTCCGCCGAACCCAGATAGCAGCAGCCCGAACGCCAGCGGCCCTGGAGACAAGTTCGACGACGAGGACTTCCCGGCCTACAGCATGGGCCGGGCCGCCGAACTCCTCGGTGTCACCCAAGCCTTCCTCCGTAGCCTCGACACCGCGAAACTGATCACCCCGCTGCGATCCGAAGGCGGCCACCGCCGCTACTCCCGGTACCAGCTCCGCATCGCCGCCCGTGCCCGCGAACTGATCGACCAGGGCACCCCGATCGAGGCCGCCTGCCGCATCATCATCCTCGAAGACCAACTCGCCGAAGCCCAACGCCTCAACACCGAACTCCGCCAGGCGCAACAACACTCGGGCCAGGCTGAGCCCCCGGCGGATACCACCGACTGA